Below is a window of Deinococcus multiflagellatus DNA.
CCAGATTCCGCCGGCAGCTCGACCGCCTGGAGGCCGATCTGGACGACCCCGAAGAACTGCTGCTGTGCGCCCAGGAAGGCAAGCGCACCCGCGACAGCCTGCCCGTGGTGCGCCGCAGCCTGCTGCCGCAGCGCCACGACCTTGTGGTGGCGGTGCCCGACAAACCCAACCAGATTGGCGCGGTCACGCAGGCGCTGGGGGCAGCCGGCGTCAACATTAAGGACATTGAGGTGCTGGCCATCCGCGAGGACGGCGGCGCCATTCGCCTAGGCCTGGAAAGCCCGGAGGACGTGGCGCGTGCCGCGGGCATCCTGACCGGCGCGGGCTTCGAGGTGCGCGGGCGGGGCTAAGCAAAGCCGGGGGGGCATGGACCCGCCCTTCCTGCTGAGTTCCTCTTTGCTTAACGTTCAGCAGTCCACTGAACCTGTGGCGGTACCGTGGGGCGTTCAATGGCTGACCCCGCCCCCGATCACCCGCCCTCTGCCTTGCCTGCCCCGGTGGCCCCTGTGCCCGCCGGGGCAGCGCCGCCGCAGGCCCCCGCGCCAGCCCCCGCCGCCCCCCGTCTCTCGGCCATTGACATGTTCCGGGGCCTGACCATTCTGGAGGTGGTGGGCCACCACACCACCGGCGTGGCCCTGCGCTCGCTGGACCCGGCCTCCACGGCCCACCTGCTGGTGCTGGTCCTGAACCGCACGCTGCATTTTGCGGTGCCGGCCTTCGTGTTTCTCTCGGCGGTGGTATTGACGCGCAGCCTGCTGAAGCGCTTTGAGCCGGGGCGCTATTTCTGGCGCCGCCTGACGCGCGGCGGCTGGCCCTACCTGCTGTGGAGCGCGCTGTATATCGTCTGGTACGTGTGGACCGGCCAGCGCGAGGCGAGCACCCTCACCGACCCGGAACGCTGGCGCGACTGGCTGCTGTACGGCAAGGCCAGCTATCACCTGTATTTCCTGCTGGTGGCGCTGGAGGTGTATCTGGTGCTGCCGCTGCTGCTCCCGCTGGCCCGGCGGCGCCCCAGCATCACGGCCGCGCTGCTGCTGGGGCTGGCACTGCAACTGGGCCTGTACCTTCTTAACCGCGAGGTGCTGCGCCTGCCGTTTCCGGCCAGCACGGTGCTGTG
It encodes the following:
- a CDS encoding acyltransferase family protein, with translation MFRGLTILEVVGHHTTGVALRSLDPASTAHLLVLVLNRTLHFAVPAFVFLSAVVLTRSLLKRFEPGRYFWRRLTRGGWPYLLWSALYIVWYVWTGQREASTLTDPERWRDWLLYGKASYHLYFLLVALEVYLVLPLLLPLARRRPSITAALLLGLALQLGLYLLNREVLRLPFPASTVLWYMLPITLGVAVGARLDDFQAWWRRRRWVLLPVLALAYGLYLPAALAYARGENVTPVVYSGLSWLYTSLVALGLLGAAFRLVRTAPLRAAVGLLGTVSLQIYLIHPAVLQALERALPPDGPPAQVALTMLGYFVVALLGPALLGRALLGTRLSPLLFGR